A region of the Melospiza melodia melodia isolate bMelMel2 chromosome 29, bMelMel2.pri, whole genome shotgun sequence genome:
AGCGCCCGAGCGGGAGAACACCCCAAAAATGATGCTCGAGAGGGGCTGAGTGCCGGGGATGTGTTACAGACATGTTTAATGGAAAATCCTcgctttaggattttttctcttgagaagcctcaagaacaaaatgtaaacaacaactatctgctgctgtagaatgcaacaggtgtaTCTTTGATTAGTTTCGtgtagttgtttgtaattaatagcTAATCACACTCCAGCTGTGTCTCTCTAGTTGGAGACAAGATTTTGTAATCATTCTATATTTCTCTTTTGCTTTCAAGCTGTCTAATGAAATCTTTTCTTATATTCTTTTAgtttagttttaatataatatctataataaaataaaaaatcaagctTTTTAAAGCATAGAGTCAACATTctggtctcttccctcatcctgggagccCTGTGAACACCGCCATGGGGATGGGCAGGGAGCCATGGCCCGTGCAGGGCTCTGGGTGCTCagctttgggggcagctcctgctcccctcatTCCAGCCTGCCTGTGCCTgaagggagctgcaggagggtggagaggggctcttggcagcagctgtggggtagaacaagggggaatgggctcacactgccagagggcagggctggatgggatattgggaattaggagtTGTTCCccggcagggtgggcaggccctggcacagctgtggctgcccctgggttcctggcagtgcccatggccaggctggacggggtttggagcaccctgggacagtgaggGTGTCcctcatggcaggggtgggatgggatgggctttatggtcgcttcccacccaaaccacgcTGGGATTCCACGTGAAGTCCTTTGGCACACTTGGAGCCTCTCAAGCTCCCACTTTGAGGAGCTGTTGGGAAGGTCCTGATGGATTCCAGCTCGTTTCTCTCTCCTCGGCTCCTAGGGCAGCCCCAGGATCTGCCCAGAGCCCGCGGAGCTGGTGCAGGGCAGAGGGGCCACCCCAGGCTGCCGGTGACGTCCCATGAAGACATTTTGAGCCTCCGCACTTCCTGACCTGGCCTTATTTCACGTGTGTGCCTCAGCCTCGGCTGCTCTGGAAAGAGtgagctccccagccctgctcggGTGGGCAACAATTCTGGGAAAAACAATCCTGGGCTTCTTTCTAGGAAAGCCACCGTGCTCTTTCCTGCCACAGCCATGGCAGTCTGATGTggtggagaggagcagcagcagcaggaacgcGAGGATGAGGCTGgagcagtgcctgcccctcctggggctcctgctGTGTGCAGGTGAGTCCCCAAACTTCAGGCAGCTGGGTTATAGCTGTGTGAGCTGTGAGGTTCCACACTTCTAATTTTGGCGGTTTTATCCTTTATCCGTGCACTTTTCTCAAAGCGTTTGGTGATCCTGGCTAAGTGACTCAGCTTGGTGGGACATCAGGGGtggggtggcagctggggtgcCCCACTGGCTTAGGATGAAGTGCAGAGTACCTGGAAAGGCTCTAAAGAACCCAGTAATGAGGAGAGATGAGCGTACAGGATAATCCATTAAGAGTTGTTACCAGACTCCAGCACCTCTGCCCAAGTGCTCCAAGTACCAACTTTGTGAAGATAGAAAACATGGTTTATCAGTGGCCTATTGTTTTTCCAGATTTAAATATATCTCTGTAAAATAAAAACCATCAGGTCACCTTCTCTCCATGGAAGTCCGCTGTGGAATTAAAATCTGCACTTATTCAAATCTGCAGTCGCTTATTTAAGTTACTTTTTGCAAAAGGACAAATGTCTTTAAAGGAAATCCCAACTGTGATTCACACCTCCTAAAAACTCTTCCTTTAATATTCCAGCTCCTAAAACTCTCATGGAGCATGTTGTTTCCTGCAAGGCAGAAAAACCGCACAGATAAACAGTTTTACAGCATTAAACCAACGTCAGGCTCCCACTCTTGCAGAGGTTCTTACCAGGATTTTCCAGCAGTGCTTGCTCCACGATAATAAAGCAGAATTTCTCGGTTTGCATCTTGCAATAACAACCTTTTTTTCTGAACTGGGTTGGAAAATGATTCAAGTTTCCATTCTGCGTTAGGCTGTGTTGAAAATGGCTTCCAAGTTCAGAACAACATCCTGTCTCACCAGCAGAATATTTCTGATGCCTTCAGCATGAATGTGGGATTGTAAACATCTCTTTCAAGCAGCTGAGCTCAGAAAGGATGTCCTGGGAGTAGGAAAGGTGTGTGATAGCTGAAGTTCAATTATTTAACATTTCTTATTCCTTTTTTTGCAGTTGGCACCACAGCTCAGCAGGGTAAGTGTATTTTACTGCCATCCTTAACTATTTATCATGCTAAAATCCCTCAAAAGTGAGGACTAAAAGTCAAATAGAAAGATTTGAATTTTGTAAATATTGCAGGATAGGAAAAATTCACTGTTCATTAATTGACAGTGGTCTTACTGATTGGAGGAATTGGTATGTAATTATTACCAGTGTtgggcatttccagcactgtgaGGCAATGGTGAGATGATTTTTTAACactctttgttttctgttttgcagATGAAGAACTGCAGGGTAAGTGAATTTTACCAGCATTCTTTAGCATTTAGCGGGGTATAAAGACTGCAGCAGACTAAAAACCAGGTGGAAATATCTGACTTTTGCCCTTGCTTTCCTTTCTCATTGGTGCGTCCTCTCAAGAGGAGTTCCTGGTGGAGATTTCTGGCACCACGGTGACCATCACGTGTCCCTTGGACGACGACGACGACAACATCCAATGGGAGCTGTCTGGGAAAACCCAGGACACCAAGGAGAGGAAGTTCATTATAAAGGACCACGACAGCTCCCCTGccaacctcagctgctccttgggtAACGCGAAGCATCAGCTGTACCTGAATGCCAAAGGTGAGTGCTGCCCCCTCACCTGGCAGGTTTGGGGGCTGACTCTGGGTTTCCAGTGGGGTGGGTGAATGTGGTGCTGCTGAGGCCAGTCCCAGAGCCCATTTTGGGCAAATCTTCCCTCCCGGTTTgcccttttccccttcccagctgcccgtagccctgtgccaggctgggctctccCGGCTCTGAGCATCCCCTGCCCTCATCCCTGCAGTTTGTGCCACCTGCGAGGAGCTGGACGCCCTGATGGTGGCAGGGATCATCACTGCAGACCTCCTCATCACCCTGGGCGTGCTGATCCTGGTCTATTACTTCAGCAAGGGCAGGAAGGGAcgagccagctctgctggggaCAGCCGGCCACGAGGTGAGAGCCGCTGCAGGCACCCCAGCTGTCTGTGCCCCCCTCTGGGCACCCaggtgtggtatttttggggtccccagatggaggaggaaggaaatggtgaatctga
Encoded here:
- the LOC134430546 gene encoding T-cell surface glycoprotein CD3 epsilon chain, whose protein sequence is MRLEQCLPLLGLLLCAGCVENGFQVQNNILSHQQNISDAFSMNLAPQLSRMKNCRLIGASSQEEFLVEISGTTVTITCPLDDDDDNIQWELSGKTQDTKERKFIIKDHDSSPANLSCSLGNAKHQLYLNAKVCATCEELDALMVAGIITADLLITLGVLILVYYFSKGRKGRASSAGDSRPRGPKMQRPPPVPNPDYEPIRKGQREVYAGLAPRAI